One segment of Cyprinus carpio isolate SPL01 chromosome B20, ASM1834038v1, whole genome shotgun sequence DNA contains the following:
- the LOC109101828 gene encoding protein sel-1 homolog 1-like, which produces MAGHAYVPDAQTESSTTDTGVESEVEGVEQEDLPSQPPPPEERHKEVPVAIGGTASGEPCIFPFLFQEKEYSECTTEGRGDGRLWCATTYNYNTDKKWGFCETEEQAEQRRLVEEAEEQYQDAIKMINSTNRRSQKNELYDRLLKVAEMGHAKAMEKVAYAMLFGDYLPQSIPQAKEIFEKLALEGSPKAQTALGFLYAAGLGVNSSQAKALVYYTFGALGGNLVAHMILGYRYWGGVGVPQSCESALTHYRLVANHVASDVSLTGGSAVQRIRLLDEVESPGSSSGMLEEDLIQYYQFLAEKGDVQAQVGLGQLHLHGGRGVEQNHQRAYEYFNQAANAGNTHAMAFLGKMYSEGSEYVAQNNDTALHYFKKAADLGNPVGQSGLGMAYLYGRGVPVNYDLALKYFQKAAEQGWVDGQLQLGTMYYNGIGVKRDYKQALKFFNLASQAGHILAFYNLAQMHATGTGVMRSCHTAVELFKNVCERGRWSERLMAAYGSFKEGDMDSALVQYLLLSEQGYEVAQSNVAFILDQKGSQIFNENETYPRALLHWTRAAAQG; this is translated from the exons ATGGCGGGGCATGCGTATGTCCCAGATGCCCAGACCGAGAGCAGTACAACTGACACTGGAGTAGAGAGTGAGGTTGAGGGGGTTGAACAGGAAGACCTTCCGAGTCAACCTCCTCCACCAGAGGAGCGTCATAAAGAAG TTCCGGTGGCGATTGGTGGAACAGCCTCTGGAGAGCCCTGcatctttccttttcttttccaaGAGAAAGAGTATTCGGAGTGCACTACTGAAGGCAGAGGAGATGGGAGGCTGTGGTGTGCCACAACATACAACTACAACACTGATAAGAAATGGGGCTTCTGTGAAA CGGAAGAGCAAGCAGAGCAGAGGCGGTTGGTGGAAGAGGCTGAAGAACAGTACCAGGATGCAATAAAGATGATTAACAGCACCAACAGAAGGAGCCAGAAGAACGA GTTATATGACAGACTCCTGAAAGTTGCAGAGATGGGTCATGCCAAGGCCATGGAGAAGGTGGCATATGCCATGCTGTTTGGAGACTACTTACCCCAGAGCATTCCTCAGGCAAAGGAGATCTTTGAGAAACTGGCACTGGAGGGCTCCCCTAAAGCCCAGACT GCACTTGGTTTCCTATATGCTGCAGGATTAGGGGTGAACTCAAGTCAAGCAAAG GCATTGGTGTACTACACTTTTGGAGCTTTGGGTGGAAACCTAGTAGCTCATATGATTCTG ggCTACAGATATTGGGGAGGTGTTGGGGTTCCTCAGAGCTGTGAATCTGCTCTCACTCACTACAGACTAGTGGCCAATCATG tGGCCAGCGATGTATCCCTGACAGGGGGCAGTGCAGTACAGCGGATCCGGCTCTTAGATGAAGTGGAAAGTCCTGGTTCTAGCAGTGGAATGCTAGAGGAGGATTTAATCCAGTACTACCAGTTCTTGGCTGAGAAAGGAGATGTGCAGGCACAG GTGGGCCTGGGCCAGTTACACTTACATGGAGGACGAGGTGTGGAACAGAATcatcag cGAGCATATGAGTACTTCAACCAAGCAGCAAATGCAGGGAACACGCATGCAATGGCCTTCCTTGGAAAG ATGTACTCTGAAGGCAGTGAGTATGTGGCTCAGAACAATGACACGGCCCTGCATTATTTCAAAAAGGCTGCAGATTTG GGAAATCCGGTTGGCCAGAGTGGCCTCGGTATGGCTTACCTGTATGGAAGGGGTGTTCCTGTG AACTATGACCTGGCACTGAAGTATTTTCAGAAGGCTGCAGAGCAAGGCTGGGTGGACGGACAGTTGCAGCTGGGAACCATGTACTACA ATGGAATCGGGGTGAAGCGTGATTATAAGCAGGCTCTTAAATTCTTTAACCTGGCATCTCAAGCGGGTCACATCCTAGCCTTCTACAATCTAGCTCAGATGCATGCCACGGGGACTGGGGTCATGCGCTCCTGCCACACTGCAGTGGAG CTCTTCAAGAACGTGTGTGAGCGCGGCCGCTGGTCTGAGAGACTCATGGCAGCATACGGAAGCTTTAAGGAGGGCGACATGGACTCTGCTCTAGTACAGTATCTACTGCTGTCCGAACAGGGCTACGAGGTCGCCCAGAGCAATGTGGCCTTCATCCTTGATCAAA AGGGATCACAGATTTTCAATGAGAATGAAACGTACCCACGGGCTTTGCTCCACTGGACCAGAGCAGCTGCTCAAGGTTAG
- the LOC122140906 gene encoding phospholipase B1, membrane-associated-like, translating to MDLNMFSGDEWRLEYEEGLSHYSQEALRKEFPEKTRPISFKHPPFMCPDMSPSSSVPTSVELVKAADIKVITALGDSLTTAIGANATTVLGIPIEFRHVSWSIGGYGTFQDVITLANIIRLFNPHLVGPAPTKTVHGTPAPLCETGFNLAVTGHNTFNLPEQVRHLIDTLKRYEDVDFDEDWKLLTILIGMNDICDYCKDKALLTKLFLWQTTDRRFFYSIDTFCSQCQSRKRRLKINVKL from the exons ATGGATCTTAATATGTTTTCAGGTGATGAGTGGAGGCTGGAATATGAAGAAGGACTCAGTCACTATAGTCAGGAAGCACTTAGAAAG GAGTTTCCTGAGAAGACCAGGCCAATCAGTTTCAAACACCCACCTTTCATGTGTCCTGACATGAGCCCCTCCTCTTCTGTGCCCACCTCAG TTGAGCTGGTGAAGGCTGCGGATATTAAAGTGATCACTGCCCTTGGGGATTCATTGACG ACAGCAATTGGTGCAAATGCAACCACAGTTCTTGGCATACCTATTGAATTTCGTCACGTGTCTTGGAG CATTGGTGGCTACGGAACCTTTCAAGATGTCATTACCCTTGCAA ACATCATTCGACTCTTCAACCCCCATTTAGTGGGACCCGCCCCAACTAAGACGGTCCATGGGACCCCGGCTCCCCTCTGCGAGACTGGATTTAACCTGGCTGTAACGGGACACAACACCTT TAATCTTCCTGAACAAGTCAGACATTTGATTGATACTCTAAAAAGATATGAG GATGTTGACTTTGATGAGGACTGGAAACTGTTGACTATTCTAATTGGGATGAATGACATCTGTGATTACTGCAAAGACAAGGCATTGCTTACAAAGCTGTTTCTTTGGCAAACTACAGACAGAAGATTCTTCTACAGTATTGACACATTTTGTTCGCAATGTCAAAGCAGAAAGAGGaggcttaaaataaatgttaaattgtga
- the LOC109108866 gene encoding phospholipase B1, membrane-associated-like, with protein MTVSLEMLMNEVPRMIVNVVQILPMETLREVQKPTPGCLLQRSFCSCLVRPAAGSADLKELVGVNLEFQKALEQLLHTDRFFKNDFAVVLQPFLKHADPPRLPNGKIDMSFFTPDCFHFTMKGHEELAKGLWNNMFQPEGEKFMVESFSNPIELICPPVSHPYIYTRHSAAKSGTSLPEMPQSAGIRLTFLHLVLAFLQMWLAVNLASL; from the exons ATGACTGTGTCCTTGGAAATGCTGATGAATGAG GTTCCTCGAATGATAGTGAACGTGGTCCAGATACTGCCGATGGAGACCTTGAGGGAAGTACAGAAACCCACGCCAGGATGTCTGCTCCAAAG GTCATTCTGCTCCTGTCTGGTAAGACCAGCTGCGGGATCTGCTGATCTGAAGGAGCTGGTTGGAGTCAACCTCGAATTCCAG AAAGCACTGGAGCAGCTCTTGCACACTGACCGCTTCTTCAAGAATGACTTCGCTGTAGTTTTGCAGCCATTCCTGAAACACGCAGATCCTCCAAGACTCCCT AATGGGAAGATTGATATGAGCTTTTTTACACCTGACTGTTTCCACTTCACCATGAAAGGACATGAGGAGTTAGCCAAGGGACTGTGGAACAACATG TTTCAACCTGAGGGGGAGAAGTTCATGGTGGAGAGTTTTTCAAACCCTATTGAGCTCATTTGCCCCCCTGTG AGTCATCCATACATTTATACCAGACACAGTGCTGCAAAGTCAGGCACATCACTTCCTGAGATGCCCCAGTCAGCTGGCATCAGACTAACTTTTCTCCACCTCGTCTTGGCTTTCCTTCAAATGTGGTTGGCTGTTAATCTGGCCTCCTTGTAG